A part of Salmo salar chromosome ssa18, Ssal_v3.1, whole genome shotgun sequence genomic DNA contains:
- the LOC106578007 gene encoding uncharacterized protein isoform X1, whose product MDVYKYPVFFECQTLDTSQKEKIKKYFEIRRKSGGGDCGPVQSVGDKVYKVAFTYRKVQERVLQKAHHVLEMPGGPLSLTLRDSLETSSPVSSQASHQSLPFHPSLPVQTSPPGGLEHELPLDSYLLRYLKESPGAGRDLQQQLSSLGCSVHLYPEDGRAVVRDSDQAGLCGDGVGVEPWKVQVERLFKHLHERYQCHYEVDPRKLQSLLQRSTQGLKDVRVYCEAGEGFAVVVGEVAKVQAKLKELEAFQVQSLSSGKQEKTSTTCRLGQSKLCLLWKVIKKDLGEVVPGVKVTRGDSAQLVLEGSASEVRTARQLVTDKISLVLEKVVPEVPPHLLSFLRDEYGRPGNLSSLLGLGLHVEVELGDTELRLFSLSSGKLDQAEKDLLGEFGEETIDLPNCAAPPAELMSKLETKVKEMNQSRRRVVARYGPGCRVQLLGHMKEVQELREEIGAFLIDQSSVRDMGRPQMNHGGVVGEAGAGPRRKETVTATSYHLQGGLQVVVCQGDITKEWADALVNAANEDLDHAGGVAAALSQAGGPEVQRASRDMVRQIGRVPTGTVVETTGGNLPCKMLLHAVGPVGGSVGGNERPLLEKTVKAALDLAETLELQTLAMPCISSGIFGVPLKVCSDAIVSAVRDFGREQRILTKVTLIDVSGEAVRAMQEACDRLLQGKREFSGWEVESSTTTTHAPQRDTTAASARGTAAPEVCVQVEVIQGTIEKQQVDALVSPMVGSDPLSSRVGNVLLDAAGPALRTAFLRGSGGRTAPGDNVLVEGLSGLSSGRVFFLSCAHWDNNPQGPAVQALRQGVRKILTSCENRGFRSVAFPVVGTGEVLQFPKNVATQVLLEEIHGYEQNRASRTPFLVRIVVHPNDRNSTKAFQTAQNALHLRGFVLGAGELQNIRVVLLGKTGGGKSSAGNTIFGQDDVFLSDSSSTSSTQICKAHTKNIKGRNITLIDTPGFFDTDIPEEELKPKIVKCITECAPGPHAFLIVLKVERYTVHENEAVAKIETYFSPEAFKYATVLFTHGDQLNGLTIEKFVQQNAELNKLVEKCGGRYHVIDNKYWNTNQQGQYRDNQCQVAELLNTIEKMVRDNGGGFYTNEMLQEAERLIQAEIECLRKESKGKMSEEEMRKQAKEKVRKKLQIKITGILIGTVIGIAAGVVFGTSTTAGAIRGGIVGATAAEEAETVLEAAKKAASAVCYKRRF is encoded by the exons ATGGACGTTTACAAATACCCTGTTTTCTTCGAGTGCCAGACTCTGGACACATCACAGAAAGAGAAGATAAAAAAGTATTTTGAAATTCGACGTAAATCCGGTGGCGGAGATTGTGGACCAGTACAATCAGTTGGTGACAAAGTTTACAAGGTTGCGTTTACTTACCGGAAAG TCCAGGAGAGGGTACTTCAGAAAGCTCATCATGTGTTGGAGATGCCTGGAggacctctctccctcactctgagAGACAGCCTGGAGACAAGCTCCCCAGTAAGCAGTCAGGCG AGTCACCAGTCCCTCccattccatccctccctccctgtccagaCATCGCCACCTGGTGGCCTAGAGCATGAACTCCCTCTAGACTCCTACCTCCTGCGATACCTGAAGGAGAGCCCTGGGGCTGGAAGAGACCTGCAACAGCAGCTGTCCTCTCTGGGCTGCTCTGTCCACCTCTATCCAGAGGACGGGAGGGCAGTGGTCAGAGATTCAGACCAAGCTGGGTTATGTGGAGATGGGGTTGGGGTGGAACCATGGAAGGTACAGGTAGAGAGACTGTTCAAACATCTCCATGAGCGGTACCAATGTCACTATGAGGTAGACCCACGTAAGCTCCAGTCTCTGCTGCAGAGAAGTACCCAAGGTTtgaaggatgtgagggtttactGCGAGGCAGGGGAAGGGTTTGCGGTGGTGGTTGGGGAGGTGGCCAAGGTCCAGGCCAAGCTGAAGGAGCTGGAGGCCTTCCAGGTTCAGAGTTTGAGCTCAGGGAAGCAGGAGAAGACCAGCACCACATGTCGTCTGGGACAGTCCAAGCTCTGTCTTCTATGGAAAGTGATAAAGAAGGATCTAGGTGAGGTTGTTCCAGGGGTGAAGGTGACACGAGGTGACTCAGCTCAGCTGGTGCTGGAGGGTTCAGCAAGTGAAGTCCGGACTGCCAGACAGTTGGTTACAGATAAGATCTCTCTGGTGCTGGAGAAGGTGGTGCCTGAGGTGCCCCCCCACCTCCTGTCCTTCCTGAGAGATGAGTATGGGAGGCCTGGGAACCTGAGTAGTCTGCTGGGGTTGGGACTCCATGTGGAGGTAGAGTTGGGGGACACAGAGCTccgtctgttctccctctcctctgggaAACTGGACCAGGCTGAGAAGGATCTGCTGGGGGAGTTTGGGGAGGAGACGATCGACTTGCCCAACTGTGCTGCCCCCCCGGCTGAACTGATGTCCAAGCTTGAGACGAAGGTAAAGGAGATGAACCAGAGCAGACGCAGGGTGGTAGCCAGGTATGGTCCTGGGTGTAGAGTGCAGCTGCTGGGCCACATGAAGGAGGTTCAGGAGCTGAGGGAGGAGATCGGGGCCTTTCTGATAGACCAGTCCAGTGTAAGAGACATGGGACGCCCTCAAATGAACCATGGTGGCGTAGTCGGTGAAGCAGGCGCCGGACCAAGACGTAAGGAGACCGTCACAGCCACCAGCTATCACCTCCAGGGGGGGCTGCAGGTAgttgtttgtcagggtgacaTCACCAAGGAATGGGCAGACGCACTGGTGAATGCAGCCAATGAGGATCTGGATCACGCTGGGGGCGTGGCTGCAGCTCTGAGCCAGGCGGGGGGGCCTGAGGTACAGCGGGCCAGCAGGGATATGGTTAGGCAGATAGGGAGAGTGCCCACAGGTACAGTGGTAGAGACCACAGGAGGGAATCTGCCTTGTAAGATGCTGCTGCATGCAGTGGGACCAGTAGGGGGCAGCGTAGGTGGGAATGAGCGTCCTCTGCTGGAGAAGACAGTAAAGGCAGCCCTGGATCTGGCAGAGACCTTGGAGCTCCAGACCCTGGCCATGCCCTGCATCAGCTCGGGTATATTTGGCGTTCCTCTGAAGGTGTGCTCTGATGCCATAGTCTCTGCAGTGAGGGACTTTGGGAGGGAACAGCGCATCCTTACCAAGGTCACTCTGATTGATGTGAGTGGAGAGGCAGTGAGagccatgcaggaggcctgtgaTAGGCTGTTACAGGGTAAGAGGGAGTTTTCTGGGTGGGAGGTAGAGTCCAGCACCACCACTACACATGCTCCTCAGAGAGACACCACTGCTGCCTCCGCCAGGGGAACAGCTGCTCCAGAGGTCTGTGTCCAGGTGGAGGTCATCCAGGGAACCATAGAGAAgcagcag gtggatgCGCTGGTGTCCCCCATGGTTGGTAGTGACCCTCTCTCCTCCCGAGTGGGTAATGTCTTGTTGGATGCAGCTGGACCGGCGCTGAGAACAGCGTTTCTGAGGGGATCAGGGGGACGGACTGCACCTGGTGACAACGTTCTGGTGGAGGGActgtctggtctcagctctggccGTGTCTTCTTCCTCAGCTGTGCACACTGGGACAACAACCCCCAAGGACCAgcagtacag GCTCTGAGGCAGGGTGTGAGGAAAATCCTGACCTCTTGTGAGAACCGAGGCTTCCGTTCCGTTGCCTTCCCTGTTGTTGGAACTGGTGAGGTTCTCCAGTTCCCTAAGAATGTGGCAACGCAGGTTTTGCTAGAAGAGATCCATGGGTACGAGCAGAACCGAGCGAGCAGAACCCCTTTCCTTGTCCGCATTGTCGTCCATCCCAATGACAGAAATTCTACCAAG GCATTTCAGACTGCCCAGAATGCTTTGCATCTCAGAGGATTCGTATTGGGCGCTGGTGAGTTACAAA ACATCAGGGTTGTGCTGCTGGGCAAAACCGGAGGAGGTAAAAGCAGTGCTGGAAACACCATCTTCGGACAAGATGATGTGTTCCTCTCAGACAGTTCCTCCACCTCCTCAACACAGATATGTAAAGCTCATACCAAGAACATCAAAGGAAGAAACATCACCCTGATTGACACACCTGGATTCTTTGACACTGACATCCCTGAAGAGGAGCTGAAACCTAAAATAGTCAAATGTATAACAGAGTGTGCTCCGGGGCCACATGCCTTTCTCATTGTACTGAAAGTGGAACGGTACACAGTCCACGAAAATGAAGCCGTAGCGAAAATCGAGACATATTTTTCACCAGAGGCCTTCAAATATGCCACAGTCCTCTTCACTCATGGAGACCAGCTCAATGGTTTGACCATTGAGAAGTTTGTCCAACAGAATGCTGAACTGAACAAGCTTGTGGAGAAATGTGGAGGCCGCTATCACGTCATCGACAACAAATACTGGAACACCAATCAGCAGGGTCAGTACAGGGACAATCAGTGCCAAGTAGCAGAGTTACTCAACACCATAGAGAAGATGGTGAGAGATAACGGAGGAGGGTTCTACACCAACGAGATGCTACAAGAGGCAGAGAGATTAATACAAGCAGAGATAGAGTGTCTTAGGAAGGAGTCAAAGGGAAAGATGTCTGAGGAAGAGATGAGAAAACAGGCTAAAGAAAAAGTGAGGAAGAAACTTCAGATCAAAATTACAGGTATACTAATAGGTACAGTGATAGGCATAGCTGCAGGAGTTGTCTTTGGGACGTCTACAACAGCAGGAGCAATAAGAGGAGGGATAGTAGGAGCTACTGCAGCAGAGGAGGCAGAGACAGTACTGGAGGCTGCAAAAAAAGCAGCTAGTGCTGTCTGCTATAAGCGAAGGTTCTGA
- the LOC106578007 gene encoding uncharacterized protein isoform X2, with protein sequence MDVYKYPVFFECQTLDTSQKEKIKKYFEIRRKSGGGDCGPVQSVGDKVYKVAFTYRKVQERVLQKAHHVLEMPGGPLSLTLRDSLETSSPVSSQASHQSLPFHPSLPVQTSPPGGLEHELPLDSYLLRYLKESPGAGRDLQQQLSSLGCSVHLYPEDGRAVVRDSDQAGLCGDGVGVEPWKVQVERLFKHLHERYQCHYEVDPRKLQSLLQRSTQGLKDVRVYCEAGEGFAVVVGEVAKVQAKLKELEAFQVQSLSSGKQEKTSTTCRLGQSKLCLLWKVIKKDLGEVVPGVKVTRGDSAQLVLEGSASEVRTARQLVTDKISLVLEKVVPEVPPHLLSFLRDEYGRPGNLSSLLGLGLHVEVELGDTELRLFSLSSGKLDQAEKDLLGEFGEETIDLPNCAAPPAELMSKLETKVKEMNQSRRRVVARYGPGCRVQLLGHMKEVQELREEIGAFLIDQSSVRDMGRPQMNHGGVVGEAGAGPRRKETVTATSYHLQGGLQVVVCQGDITKEWADALVNAANEDLDHAGGVAAALSQAGGPEVQRASRDMVRQIGRVPTGTVVETTGGNLPCKMLLHAVGPVGGSVGGNERPLLEKTVKAALDLAETLELQTLAMPCISSGIFGVPLKVCSDAIVSAVRDFGREQRILTKVTLIDVSGEAVRAMQEACDRLLQGKREFSGWEVESSTTTTHAPQRDTTAASARGTAAPEVCVQVEVIQGTIEKQQVDALVSPMVGSDPLSSRVGNVLLDAAGPALRTAFLRGSGGRTAPGDNVLVEGLSGLSSGRVFFLSCAHWDNNPQGPAVQALRQGVRKILTSCENRGFRSVAFPVVGTGEVLQFPKNVATQVLLEEIHGYEQNRASRTPFLVRIVVHPNDRNSTKAFQTAQNALHLRGFVLGADIRVVLLGKTGGGKSSAGNTIFGQDDVFLSDSSSTSSTQICKAHTKNIKGRNITLIDTPGFFDTDIPEEELKPKIVKCITECAPGPHAFLIVLKVERYTVHENEAVAKIETYFSPEAFKYATVLFTHGDQLNGLTIEKFVQQNAELNKLVEKCGGRYHVIDNKYWNTNQQGQYRDNQCQVAELLNTIEKMVRDNGGGFYTNEMLQEAERLIQAEIECLRKESKGKMSEEEMRKQAKEKVRKKLQIKITGILIGTVIGIAAGVVFGTSTTAGAIRGGIVGATAAEEAETVLEAAKKAASAVCYKRRF encoded by the exons ATGGACGTTTACAAATACCCTGTTTTCTTCGAGTGCCAGACTCTGGACACATCACAGAAAGAGAAGATAAAAAAGTATTTTGAAATTCGACGTAAATCCGGTGGCGGAGATTGTGGACCAGTACAATCAGTTGGTGACAAAGTTTACAAGGTTGCGTTTACTTACCGGAAAG TCCAGGAGAGGGTACTTCAGAAAGCTCATCATGTGTTGGAGATGCCTGGAggacctctctccctcactctgagAGACAGCCTGGAGACAAGCTCCCCAGTAAGCAGTCAGGCG AGTCACCAGTCCCTCccattccatccctccctccctgtccagaCATCGCCACCTGGTGGCCTAGAGCATGAACTCCCTCTAGACTCCTACCTCCTGCGATACCTGAAGGAGAGCCCTGGGGCTGGAAGAGACCTGCAACAGCAGCTGTCCTCTCTGGGCTGCTCTGTCCACCTCTATCCAGAGGACGGGAGGGCAGTGGTCAGAGATTCAGACCAAGCTGGGTTATGTGGAGATGGGGTTGGGGTGGAACCATGGAAGGTACAGGTAGAGAGACTGTTCAAACATCTCCATGAGCGGTACCAATGTCACTATGAGGTAGACCCACGTAAGCTCCAGTCTCTGCTGCAGAGAAGTACCCAAGGTTtgaaggatgtgagggtttactGCGAGGCAGGGGAAGGGTTTGCGGTGGTGGTTGGGGAGGTGGCCAAGGTCCAGGCCAAGCTGAAGGAGCTGGAGGCCTTCCAGGTTCAGAGTTTGAGCTCAGGGAAGCAGGAGAAGACCAGCACCACATGTCGTCTGGGACAGTCCAAGCTCTGTCTTCTATGGAAAGTGATAAAGAAGGATCTAGGTGAGGTTGTTCCAGGGGTGAAGGTGACACGAGGTGACTCAGCTCAGCTGGTGCTGGAGGGTTCAGCAAGTGAAGTCCGGACTGCCAGACAGTTGGTTACAGATAAGATCTCTCTGGTGCTGGAGAAGGTGGTGCCTGAGGTGCCCCCCCACCTCCTGTCCTTCCTGAGAGATGAGTATGGGAGGCCTGGGAACCTGAGTAGTCTGCTGGGGTTGGGACTCCATGTGGAGGTAGAGTTGGGGGACACAGAGCTccgtctgttctccctctcctctgggaAACTGGACCAGGCTGAGAAGGATCTGCTGGGGGAGTTTGGGGAGGAGACGATCGACTTGCCCAACTGTGCTGCCCCCCCGGCTGAACTGATGTCCAAGCTTGAGACGAAGGTAAAGGAGATGAACCAGAGCAGACGCAGGGTGGTAGCCAGGTATGGTCCTGGGTGTAGAGTGCAGCTGCTGGGCCACATGAAGGAGGTTCAGGAGCTGAGGGAGGAGATCGGGGCCTTTCTGATAGACCAGTCCAGTGTAAGAGACATGGGACGCCCTCAAATGAACCATGGTGGCGTAGTCGGTGAAGCAGGCGCCGGACCAAGACGTAAGGAGACCGTCACAGCCACCAGCTATCACCTCCAGGGGGGGCTGCAGGTAgttgtttgtcagggtgacaTCACCAAGGAATGGGCAGACGCACTGGTGAATGCAGCCAATGAGGATCTGGATCACGCTGGGGGCGTGGCTGCAGCTCTGAGCCAGGCGGGGGGGCCTGAGGTACAGCGGGCCAGCAGGGATATGGTTAGGCAGATAGGGAGAGTGCCCACAGGTACAGTGGTAGAGACCACAGGAGGGAATCTGCCTTGTAAGATGCTGCTGCATGCAGTGGGACCAGTAGGGGGCAGCGTAGGTGGGAATGAGCGTCCTCTGCTGGAGAAGACAGTAAAGGCAGCCCTGGATCTGGCAGAGACCTTGGAGCTCCAGACCCTGGCCATGCCCTGCATCAGCTCGGGTATATTTGGCGTTCCTCTGAAGGTGTGCTCTGATGCCATAGTCTCTGCAGTGAGGGACTTTGGGAGGGAACAGCGCATCCTTACCAAGGTCACTCTGATTGATGTGAGTGGAGAGGCAGTGAGagccatgcaggaggcctgtgaTAGGCTGTTACAGGGTAAGAGGGAGTTTTCTGGGTGGGAGGTAGAGTCCAGCACCACCACTACACATGCTCCTCAGAGAGACACCACTGCTGCCTCCGCCAGGGGAACAGCTGCTCCAGAGGTCTGTGTCCAGGTGGAGGTCATCCAGGGAACCATAGAGAAgcagcag gtggatgCGCTGGTGTCCCCCATGGTTGGTAGTGACCCTCTCTCCTCCCGAGTGGGTAATGTCTTGTTGGATGCAGCTGGACCGGCGCTGAGAACAGCGTTTCTGAGGGGATCAGGGGGACGGACTGCACCTGGTGACAACGTTCTGGTGGAGGGActgtctggtctcagctctggccGTGTCTTCTTCCTCAGCTGTGCACACTGGGACAACAACCCCCAAGGACCAgcagtacag GCTCTGAGGCAGGGTGTGAGGAAAATCCTGACCTCTTGTGAGAACCGAGGCTTCCGTTCCGTTGCCTTCCCTGTTGTTGGAACTGGTGAGGTTCTCCAGTTCCCTAAGAATGTGGCAACGCAGGTTTTGCTAGAAGAGATCCATGGGTACGAGCAGAACCGAGCGAGCAGAACCCCTTTCCTTGTCCGCATTGTCGTCCATCCCAATGACAGAAATTCTACCAAG GCATTTCAGACTGCCCAGAATGCTTTGCATCTCAGAGGATTCGTATTGGGCGCTG ACATCAGGGTTGTGCTGCTGGGCAAAACCGGAGGAGGTAAAAGCAGTGCTGGAAACACCATCTTCGGACAAGATGATGTGTTCCTCTCAGACAGTTCCTCCACCTCCTCAACACAGATATGTAAAGCTCATACCAAGAACATCAAAGGAAGAAACATCACCCTGATTGACACACCTGGATTCTTTGACACTGACATCCCTGAAGAGGAGCTGAAACCTAAAATAGTCAAATGTATAACAGAGTGTGCTCCGGGGCCACATGCCTTTCTCATTGTACTGAAAGTGGAACGGTACACAGTCCACGAAAATGAAGCCGTAGCGAAAATCGAGACATATTTTTCACCAGAGGCCTTCAAATATGCCACAGTCCTCTTCACTCATGGAGACCAGCTCAATGGTTTGACCATTGAGAAGTTTGTCCAACAGAATGCTGAACTGAACAAGCTTGTGGAGAAATGTGGAGGCCGCTATCACGTCATCGACAACAAATACTGGAACACCAATCAGCAGGGTCAGTACAGGGACAATCAGTGCCAAGTAGCAGAGTTACTCAACACCATAGAGAAGATGGTGAGAGATAACGGAGGAGGGTTCTACACCAACGAGATGCTACAAGAGGCAGAGAGATTAATACAAGCAGAGATAGAGTGTCTTAGGAAGGAGTCAAAGGGAAAGATGTCTGAGGAAGAGATGAGAAAACAGGCTAAAGAAAAAGTGAGGAAGAAACTTCAGATCAAAATTACAGGTATACTAATAGGTACAGTGATAGGCATAGCTGCAGGAGTTGTCTTTGGGACGTCTACAACAGCAGGAGCAATAAGAGGAGGGATAGTAGGAGCTACTGCAGCAGAGGAGGCAGAGACAGTACTGGAGGCTGCAAAAAAAGCAGCTAGTGCTGTCTGCTATAAGCGAAGGTTCTGA
- the LOC106578007 gene encoding uncharacterized protein isoform X3 — MDVYKYPVFFECQTLDTSQKEKIKKYFEIRRKSGGGDCGPVQSVGDKVYKVAFTYRKVQERVLQKAHHVLEMPGGPLSLTLRDSLETSSPSHQSLPFHPSLPVQTSPPGGLEHELPLDSYLLRYLKESPGAGRDLQQQLSSLGCSVHLYPEDGRAVVRDSDQAGLCGDGVGVEPWKVQVERLFKHLHERYQCHYEVDPRKLQSLLQRSTQGLKDVRVYCEAGEGFAVVVGEVAKVQAKLKELEAFQVQSLSSGKQEKTSTTCRLGQSKLCLLWKVIKKDLGEVVPGVKVTRGDSAQLVLEGSASEVRTARQLVTDKISLVLEKVVPEVPPHLLSFLRDEYGRPGNLSSLLGLGLHVEVELGDTELRLFSLSSGKLDQAEKDLLGEFGEETIDLPNCAAPPAELMSKLETKVKEMNQSRRRVVARYGPGCRVQLLGHMKEVQELREEIGAFLIDQSSVRDMGRPQMNHGGVVGEAGAGPRRKETVTATSYHLQGGLQVVVCQGDITKEWADALVNAANEDLDHAGGVAAALSQAGGPEVQRASRDMVRQIGRVPTGTVVETTGGNLPCKMLLHAVGPVGGSVGGNERPLLEKTVKAALDLAETLELQTLAMPCISSGIFGVPLKVCSDAIVSAVRDFGREQRILTKVTLIDVSGEAVRAMQEACDRLLQGKREFSGWEVESSTTTTHAPQRDTTAASARGTAAPEVCVQVEVIQGTIEKQQVDALVSPMVGSDPLSSRVGNVLLDAAGPALRTAFLRGSGGRTAPGDNVLVEGLSGLSSGRVFFLSCAHWDNNPQGPAVQALRQGVRKILTSCENRGFRSVAFPVVGTGEVLQFPKNVATQVLLEEIHGYEQNRASRTPFLVRIVVHPNDRNSTKAFQTAQNALHLRGFVLGAGELQNIRVVLLGKTGGGKSSAGNTIFGQDDVFLSDSSSTSSTQICKAHTKNIKGRNITLIDTPGFFDTDIPEEELKPKIVKCITECAPGPHAFLIVLKVERYTVHENEAVAKIETYFSPEAFKYATVLFTHGDQLNGLTIEKFVQQNAELNKLVEKCGGRYHVIDNKYWNTNQQGQYRDNQCQVAELLNTIEKMVRDNGGGFYTNEMLQEAERLIQAEIECLRKESKGKMSEEEMRKQAKEKVRKKLQIKITGILIGTVIGIAAGVVFGTSTTAGAIRGGIVGATAAEEAETVLEAAKKAASAVCYKRRF, encoded by the exons ATGGACGTTTACAAATACCCTGTTTTCTTCGAGTGCCAGACTCTGGACACATCACAGAAAGAGAAGATAAAAAAGTATTTTGAAATTCGACGTAAATCCGGTGGCGGAGATTGTGGACCAGTACAATCAGTTGGTGACAAAGTTTACAAGGTTGCGTTTACTTACCGGAAAG TCCAGGAGAGGGTACTTCAGAAAGCTCATCATGTGTTGGAGATGCCTGGAggacctctctccctcactctgagAGACAGCCTGGAGACAAGCTCCCCA AGTCACCAGTCCCTCccattccatccctccctccctgtccagaCATCGCCACCTGGTGGCCTAGAGCATGAACTCCCTCTAGACTCCTACCTCCTGCGATACCTGAAGGAGAGCCCTGGGGCTGGAAGAGACCTGCAACAGCAGCTGTCCTCTCTGGGCTGCTCTGTCCACCTCTATCCAGAGGACGGGAGGGCAGTGGTCAGAGATTCAGACCAAGCTGGGTTATGTGGAGATGGGGTTGGGGTGGAACCATGGAAGGTACAGGTAGAGAGACTGTTCAAACATCTCCATGAGCGGTACCAATGTCACTATGAGGTAGACCCACGTAAGCTCCAGTCTCTGCTGCAGAGAAGTACCCAAGGTTtgaaggatgtgagggtttactGCGAGGCAGGGGAAGGGTTTGCGGTGGTGGTTGGGGAGGTGGCCAAGGTCCAGGCCAAGCTGAAGGAGCTGGAGGCCTTCCAGGTTCAGAGTTTGAGCTCAGGGAAGCAGGAGAAGACCAGCACCACATGTCGTCTGGGACAGTCCAAGCTCTGTCTTCTATGGAAAGTGATAAAGAAGGATCTAGGTGAGGTTGTTCCAGGGGTGAAGGTGACACGAGGTGACTCAGCTCAGCTGGTGCTGGAGGGTTCAGCAAGTGAAGTCCGGACTGCCAGACAGTTGGTTACAGATAAGATCTCTCTGGTGCTGGAGAAGGTGGTGCCTGAGGTGCCCCCCCACCTCCTGTCCTTCCTGAGAGATGAGTATGGGAGGCCTGGGAACCTGAGTAGTCTGCTGGGGTTGGGACTCCATGTGGAGGTAGAGTTGGGGGACACAGAGCTccgtctgttctccctctcctctgggaAACTGGACCAGGCTGAGAAGGATCTGCTGGGGGAGTTTGGGGAGGAGACGATCGACTTGCCCAACTGTGCTGCCCCCCCGGCTGAACTGATGTCCAAGCTTGAGACGAAGGTAAAGGAGATGAACCAGAGCAGACGCAGGGTGGTAGCCAGGTATGGTCCTGGGTGTAGAGTGCAGCTGCTGGGCCACATGAAGGAGGTTCAGGAGCTGAGGGAGGAGATCGGGGCCTTTCTGATAGACCAGTCCAGTGTAAGAGACATGGGACGCCCTCAAATGAACCATGGTGGCGTAGTCGGTGAAGCAGGCGCCGGACCAAGACGTAAGGAGACCGTCACAGCCACCAGCTATCACCTCCAGGGGGGGCTGCAGGTAgttgtttgtcagggtgacaTCACCAAGGAATGGGCAGACGCACTGGTGAATGCAGCCAATGAGGATCTGGATCACGCTGGGGGCGTGGCTGCAGCTCTGAGCCAGGCGGGGGGGCCTGAGGTACAGCGGGCCAGCAGGGATATGGTTAGGCAGATAGGGAGAGTGCCCACAGGTACAGTGGTAGAGACCACAGGAGGGAATCTGCCTTGTAAGATGCTGCTGCATGCAGTGGGACCAGTAGGGGGCAGCGTAGGTGGGAATGAGCGTCCTCTGCTGGAGAAGACAGTAAAGGCAGCCCTGGATCTGGCAGAGACCTTGGAGCTCCAGACCCTGGCCATGCCCTGCATCAGCTCGGGTATATTTGGCGTTCCTCTGAAGGTGTGCTCTGATGCCATAGTCTCTGCAGTGAGGGACTTTGGGAGGGAACAGCGCATCCTTACCAAGGTCACTCTGATTGATGTGAGTGGAGAGGCAGTGAGagccatgcaggaggcctgtgaTAGGCTGTTACAGGGTAAGAGGGAGTTTTCTGGGTGGGAGGTAGAGTCCAGCACCACCACTACACATGCTCCTCAGAGAGACACCACTGCTGCCTCCGCCAGGGGAACAGCTGCTCCAGAGGTCTGTGTCCAGGTGGAGGTCATCCAGGGAACCATAGAGAAgcagcag gtggatgCGCTGGTGTCCCCCATGGTTGGTAGTGACCCTCTCTCCTCCCGAGTGGGTAATGTCTTGTTGGATGCAGCTGGACCGGCGCTGAGAACAGCGTTTCTGAGGGGATCAGGGGGACGGACTGCACCTGGTGACAACGTTCTGGTGGAGGGActgtctggtctcagctctggccGTGTCTTCTTCCTCAGCTGTGCACACTGGGACAACAACCCCCAAGGACCAgcagtacag GCTCTGAGGCAGGGTGTGAGGAAAATCCTGACCTCTTGTGAGAACCGAGGCTTCCGTTCCGTTGCCTTCCCTGTTGTTGGAACTGGTGAGGTTCTCCAGTTCCCTAAGAATGTGGCAACGCAGGTTTTGCTAGAAGAGATCCATGGGTACGAGCAGAACCGAGCGAGCAGAACCCCTTTCCTTGTCCGCATTGTCGTCCATCCCAATGACAGAAATTCTACCAAG GCATTTCAGACTGCCCAGAATGCTTTGCATCTCAGAGGATTCGTATTGGGCGCTGGTGAGTTACAAA ACATCAGGGTTGTGCTGCTGGGCAAAACCGGAGGAGGTAAAAGCAGTGCTGGAAACACCATCTTCGGACAAGATGATGTGTTCCTCTCAGACAGTTCCTCCACCTCCTCAACACAGATATGTAAAGCTCATACCAAGAACATCAAAGGAAGAAACATCACCCTGATTGACACACCTGGATTCTTTGACACTGACATCCCTGAAGAGGAGCTGAAACCTAAAATAGTCAAATGTATAACAGAGTGTGCTCCGGGGCCACATGCCTTTCTCATTGTACTGAAAGTGGAACGGTACACAGTCCACGAAAATGAAGCCGTAGCGAAAATCGAGACATATTTTTCACCAGAGGCCTTCAAATATGCCACAGTCCTCTTCACTCATGGAGACCAGCTCAATGGTTTGACCATTGAGAAGTTTGTCCAACAGAATGCTGAACTGAACAAGCTTGTGGAGAAATGTGGAGGCCGCTATCACGTCATCGACAACAAATACTGGAACACCAATCAGCAGGGTCAGTACAGGGACAATCAGTGCCAAGTAGCAGAGTTACTCAACACCATAGAGAAGATGGTGAGAGATAACGGAGGAGGGTTCTACACCAACGAGATGCTACAAGAGGCAGAGAGATTAATACAAGCAGAGATAGAGTGTCTTAGGAAGGAGTCAAAGGGAAAGATGTCTGAGGAAGAGATGAGAAAACAGGCTAAAGAAAAAGTGAGGAAGAAACTTCAGATCAAAATTACAGGTATACTAATAGGTACAGTGATAGGCATAGCTGCAGGAGTTGTCTTTGGGACGTCTACAACAGCAGGAGCAATAAGAGGAGGGATAGTAGGAGCTACTGCAGCAGAGGAGGCAGAGACAGTACTGGAGGCTGCAAAAAAAGCAGCTAGTGCTGTCTGCTATAAGCGAAGGTTCTGA